GGCGCAGGGCCGGGGCGTCCTCGCCCAGCTGTTCCAGTGCGGACAGCACTTCAGCATCGCGGCTGGCCACCTCGTCCTCGCTGGGCTCCTCGAAATCCATCTCGGCCGGTTCAGGCTTCGGCGCGCGCGGTTTGCGCTTGGCTTCGCGCACGCGCTTGGCGGCCTGCTTCAGCTCGTCCTTGCCACCGGCGGCCGCAGCACGCTGTTCCTCTTCCGGCAGGTCGGCCACGGCCGCGGCCGCGCTGATGGAAATCACGCCGGCCTTCACCGCTTCCACCACCTCAGCGGCCGCCTGGGCGTGGATGCGCTCGATCATGCCCACCTGGCTGGTGCTCAGCTTGGCTTCGCGGGCCAGGTCGGCGCGGCTGACCTTCGGTGCCGGTTCCCACGGCGGGCTGTCTTCGCCCGCCTCGTCGGCCGGTGCGGCGGTGCCGTCGCTCTCGCGCTGCAGCTGCGCCTGCTCGACCTGCTTGCGCGCGGACAGGATGTCGCGCTTGCGCAGCGCCAGCACGCCGCGCTGGAAATCGGACACGCTGCGGCGGCCCAGGTGCTGCTCGATCATCCACAGGTGGACGTCTTCCATGCTCTGGAAGCGGGTGTTCTGCACGGTGTTGAACGGCAGGCCGTGCTTCTGGCAGATGCCGAAGCGGTTGTGGCCATCCACCAGCACATCGCCCCACAGCACCAGCGCGTCGCGGCAGCCTTCGGCCAGGATGCTGCGCTCCAGCGCGTCATGTTCGTCCGCGGTCAGCGGGTCGATGTAGGCCTTCAGTTCTTCTTTGACGACGATGTCCATGGGCACGGCAACAGTCAGGAGCGGAACC
Above is a genomic segment from Stenotrophomonas sp. ESTM1D_MKCIP4_1 containing:
- a CDS encoding plasmid replication/partition related protein; this encodes MDIVVKEELKAYIDPLTADEHDALERSILAEGCRDALVLWGDVLVDGHNRFGICQKHGLPFNTVQNTRFQSMEDVHLWMIEQHLGRRSVSDFQRGVLALRKRDILSARKQVEQAQLQRESDGTAAPADEAGEDSPPWEPAPKVSRADLAREAKLSTSQVGMIERIHAQAAAEVVEAVKAGVISISAAAAVADLPEEEQRAAAAGGKDELKQAAKRVREAKRKPRAPKPEPAEMDFEEPSEDEVASRDAEVLSALEQLGEDAPALRRRVVALTRENDTLRAQLAALRRQLETL